The genomic window GTTGTGTGCTCTTAGCTCTACGCTGAGAAAGTCTTTGGTTATAAGAATCAGATCCTCTATTATCGGTATGAGATGTAGCGTTGATTACTAAATCTGGATACTTGTTCATGATTTGAACTAATTTATCTAATTCAAAAGCAGCTTGTGCAGTGATATTAGATTTGTCAAAATCAAAGTAAATTGGATTTAGAACGATTTCTTCTGGAGTTATAATTTTCTCGATAGGATCTAAAGAAATCTGAACAGCTAATTCTTCTTCGCTAGTACCTTTTACAGGTACTTTTTTGCTTTCAAAATCTTCCATCACAACTTCTAGCTCAGTGTCTTGCTCACACTCAACTATAAATTCTGCAACACCTTCTTCATTAGTGGTTTTTGTAACTACTTTATTTCCTTCTGCATCGTATAATGAAACAGAAGCACCATTTAATGGCTCTCTCGTTTTATCATCTAATACCGTTGCCGTAATTAAAACATCACAAAGTGGCTGAAGTTTTTTAAATGCATAAACATCATCACTTCCTTGTCCACCTTCTCTGTTAGAAGACACAAATCCTTCTTCGGTTTCTTCATTAATTGTAAAAGCAAAATCATCACCATTACTGTTAATAGGAATACCAACATTTCTTACAGGTGCCATCTTACCGTCAATAACTTTGGTGTAAAACACATCCATACCACCCAAACCTAAGTGGCCATTAGAAGAGAAATAAAGCGTGTTATTACTACTTATGTAAGGGAACATTTCTTGACCTTCGGTATTAACTTTTTGTCCTAAGTTTTCAGGCTCACCTAAAGTACCATCTTCATTGATCGCAGCTTTGTATAGGTCAAAATTACCATAACCTCCAGCCATGTTAGAAGAAAAGTATAATGTTGAACCATCTGCACTCACAGAAGGGTTTTTAACAGAATAATTTTCGCTATTTACACCTAAGCTTTCAACAGAATCCCAATCGTCTCCTAATTTAGTAGCTTTAAATAAGTATAGTTGGCTATAACGCACTTTACTTAAAGAATCTTTTTGAAAATCTTTTTCAAAGTAGCTCTCTCTAGAAAAATACATTGTTTTACCATCTGGTGTGAAAGAAACTAAACCTTCATGGTACTTAGTGTTAATCTCATTGTTCATTAAAGTGGCATTGCCATAAGCACCATCAGAATTTTTAGTTAAGGTATAAATATCTAAGAAAGGCTCTTCGTTCCAACCATAAGTTTTGCGGTTATCATTTCTTGCAGATGTAATATAAAGTTTACCATCGTGCTCTACACCACCAAAGTCAGATTGTGCTGAATTAAAGCCAGCATCCTGAACATTAAACTTTTTACCTTGTTCTAAAATCTTTGGTAAATAGTTAGGGTTTTTTCTAAAAGCAGTTGCTCTGTTATCTGACGGACGCATAGAAGCAAATTTTTCCATTTGCTTGTTAGATTCTTCATATTTTCCGTTAGCCTTTAGCATTTCAGAATATTTATAAATCATCTCAGGATTGTCACCAGATTCTAAAGCTTTAGCGTACCATTTTTCTGCTTCAACAGTATTAAAGATATTGTAGTAGCACTCTGCTAATTGGCCATAAACATAAGAAGAACCATCTCCTTTATCTATGAGCTTTTTATAACTTTCAGCGGCATCTACGTATTCGAACCTTGCGAATTCCTTGTCAGCCTTTTTGGTGTTTTTGTTCTGAGCAGTTAAGCATAAACCACTCATCAACGTGATAAATAATAGTGTTTTTAAGTTTTTCATAATTGTTTAGCTTAACTGATTAAAAGTATCTTGGTGAACGAGAAACACGTTTTGGGAAATTAAGGTCAAACAGCAACATAACTTCGTGAGAAGCAGGAGCATAAGCCTTAATATCTGAAGAGACAGCATCATAAGCGTAACCCACTCTAAAGGAAGGTGATAATGCAAAATTAACTAACCCAGAAAACGAATCGTCTAATCGATATGAAGCACCTATTTCAAATTTTTTGAAGAATCTTGCATTAAGGTTTACATCAAAAGACGTTGGTGCATCAAATGCCGATTTAACCATAAATGAAGGTTTTAATTCTGTATTAGGTGACAAGTCAAAAACATAACCACCTGTTAAGAAATAGTGTTGCGTTTCAGAACCAATTTTATTTCCATTAGAATCTAAATGTACTGATGACAACATATTTGGAACTGATACTGACAAGTAATATTTATTAGTATAGTAAAAGAATCCAGCACCAATGTTTGGTGTAGTTTCGTTGATTTGCATACCAAAGAATGGATCTCCTTGGTCAATAACATCTACATTACTTGTAGTAAGATTTATATCGTGAAATGTAGCACCTGCTTTAACACCAAATGCTAAACGGTGTTCACCACCTAATTTTAAGGTATAGGATAAATCAACATAGGCATTAGTCTCTTTTACAGGTCCGATTTGGTCTGCAATGAGAGATACACCTAAACCTAGATTACTACCAATAGGTGAGTGTCCAAAGAATGTTCCTGTTTCAGGACCGCCATCTATTTTAGTCCATTGGTTTCTGTATAATAATCCAAAAGAAAGATTCTCTCTAGAACCAGCATAAGCTGGATTCATTATATTCATATTATACATGTACTGCGTATACTGTGGATCTTGTTGCCCATACATTTGAAATGCAAGAAGCAAAACCGCTATTATCGTGAGTTTTTTCATTATAAATTAAGTTGATTCAGTTGTTGATTATCTGTTTATATATACCCATGCGCTCTTTTGCTTCGCACCACCTTCGTAGATAACAGTATAGAAATATGTTCCTACAGGCAGTTCTTCGCCGTCATTAGTTTGACCTTCCCACTCGTCGACATAGTTGTTTTTAGAATATACTAGAGTTCCATTTCTATTAAAGATTTCAAGTTTTACAACATTGAAGCTACTTAAGTCGAAACTATCGTTTAAGTCATCATTATTAGGCGAAATACCTTCAGGGAAAATACAAGACTCTAACTCTACTACAGTAGTGGTTACTGTATTTGTACAACCAGAAGCATTAAACATCATTTCTGCTGAGTATTCTCCAGAAACTAAAACAGTATCTAGAGTTAATCCACTAGCTCCCGCTATCACAGCACCATCTAATAACCAAGTTACCGAAACATCAGCGGCTGTAAAGTTATCTGGTACAATACCTATAGTAACAGGTACTGTTGCATTAGGACAAACTTCGTATTCAAATTGAGAGTCAAAAGTTGCTAATGGAATTAAGTTAACTTCTAAATTAAAAGAAGTCGTTTCATAACATCCAGTATTATTATCCTCAACTCTTACATATACCGTTTCACCGCTACTAGTATATGGACTAGCTAATGCAGCAGCATTATTGTCTGCATCATCTTGAGATGAGTGATA from Winogradskyella sp. MH6 includes these protein-coding regions:
- a CDS encoding OmpA family protein — encoded protein: MKNLKTLLFITLMSGLCLTAQNKNTKKADKEFARFEYVDAAESYKKLIDKGDGSSYVYGQLAECYYNIFNTVEAEKWYAKALESGDNPEMIYKYSEMLKANGKYEESNKQMEKFASMRPSDNRATAFRKNPNYLPKILEQGKKFNVQDAGFNSAQSDFGGVEHDGKLYITSARNDNRKTYGWNEEPFLDIYTLTKNSDGAYGNATLMNNEINTKYHEGLVSFTPDGKTMYFSRESYFEKDFQKDSLSKVRYSQLYLFKATKLGDDWDSVESLGVNSENYSVKNPSVSADGSTLYFSSNMAGGYGNFDLYKAAINEDGTLGEPENLGQKVNTEGQEMFPYISSNNTLYFSSNGHLGLGGMDVFYTKVIDGKMAPVRNVGIPINSNGDDFAFTINEETEEGFVSSNREGGQGSDDVYAFKKLQPLCDVLITATVLDDKTREPLNGASVSLYDAEGNKVVTKTTNEEGVAEFIVECEQDTELEVVMEDFESKKVPVKGTSEEELAVQISLDPIEKIITPEEIVLNPIYFDFDKSNITAQAAFELDKLVQIMNKYPDLVINATSHTDNRGSDSYNQRLSQRRAKSTQQYVISKGIDASRISAEGKGESEPKVDCGSNCTDEEHSQNRRSEFKIVSGGPEVQQ
- a CDS encoding PorP/SprF family type IX secretion system membrane protein, which gives rise to MKKLTIIAVLLLAFQMYGQQDPQYTQYMYNMNIMNPAYAGSRENLSFGLLYRNQWTKIDGGPETGTFFGHSPIGSNLGLGVSLIADQIGPVKETNAYVDLSYTLKLGGEHRLAFGVKAGATFHDINLTTSNVDVIDQGDPFFGMQINETTPNIGAGFFYYTNKYYLSVSVPNMLSSVHLDSNGNKIGSETQHYFLTGGYVFDLSPNTELKPSFMVKSAFDAPTSFDVNLNARFFKKFEIGASYRLDDSFSGLVNFALSPSFRVGYAYDAVSSDIKAYAPASHEVMLLFDLNFPKRVSRSPRYF